In Zygosaccharomyces rouxii strain CBS732 chromosome A complete sequence, the genomic window TACGTGTCTATATTTTCACCCCTAAGGTTCATGGATATCCTCATGCTAAATTCCCTGGTGTTGTTTTATACAGTGAAATTTACCAAGTAACTGGACCTGTTCGTCGATTTGCTCAAAAAATTGCATCAAAGGGCTACGTAGTAGCAGCTCCCGACATCTATCACAATTTCGTTTCACCTGGTCCACTTGCCTATGATGCTAAGGGTACCGATGATGGTAATGAATACAAGATTAAGAAACCTCTTGAGTCCTACGATGAGGATAACAGACTCTGTGTTGATTTGCTTTACAGACTGCCACAATTTGGTGGTAGAATTGGTGCCACTGGTATGTGCCTTGGTGGTCACTTAGCCTTTAGGGCGCTATTGGACAAGAGGGTTACATGTGCAACATGCTTCTTCCCCACAGATGTTCACTCCAAGACACTTGGATTGGGTAAAAATGACGATACTTTACAAAGAGTTTCACAAGAGGCAAATGCGGACCAGGAATTGGTGTTAATCTTTGGTACTTGGGATACTCATGTTCCACCAGAGGGTCGCGATTTGATTAGAGACCAGTTGAGAAAATCTGGAGTTGCATTCAGTTTTCTGGAGGTTCATGCTGCTCAACATGCCTTCATTCGTGATGAATCTAGTAAGGGCAGATACGATGCAGAAATTACCGATTCATGTTTAGGGTTTTTGTTCGAGCAATTCAACCgtaaattgaatttaactTTGGGAGAATTCGTACCAGAACGTGGTGAACTAAAGCATGTCTGTTAGAGAGAATATCAGCTATGGGAATTTTATAAAAGACCAAATTTTTTGGGAGAAAAATCgaaggaattgaagaattgtgGATCACTATACCTCgtcaaaaaaattgaaagtaAGTAGATGTATAACtaaaattgattgattgGATCATCCCCTCTATCTGTCTTTCGAATTATGAAGAATCTCATTCCTACGTAttttaaaccatttttcaaataattctaTTATCAGTGCTAAATTGCCCATTATTCCACTATTTGgacagaaaaaaattgtggaaaaatcagaaaaatttacaaaccattttgaaagttaTGAAAACCATTCAACATTACGTTCCAACCTTCtaatattttgaatattaatttttgaatattatcattattattcttttatcGGTGTGGTTACCCGCACGTATTTCGatcgatttgaaaaaaattttcaagtATTATTCAAAGGTATTACCTACAATACAGAGATGAGTACGCCTATATAGCTCTGAAGAGTCTATTAAAATAGTACCAAAAATCAATTTAAATCGCCATGAGACCTATTATGTTAGTGGGGCATGAACGTCCCATTACCCAAGTGAAGTACAATCGTGAAGGTGATTTAGTATTTTCATGTTCGAAGGATAATGTTGCCAGTGTGTGGTTTTCAATTAACGGTGAGAGATTAGGTACGTTAGAGGGTCACCAAGGTTCTATCTGGTCTATTGATGTTGACCAATATACACAACTATGTACAACAGGTAGTGCCGATTACAGTGTTAAAGTTTGGAATGTAAGTGACGGTAAAACTGTTCATACATGGAAATCCCCAGTTCCAGTTAAATGGGTTGAATTCTCACCATGTGGTCGTTACGTTTTAGCCATTTTAGATGATGTTATGAAATATGTGGGGTCTGTCAATATTTATGAGATTAAAAGAGATCCAAAGACTCACCAAGTCTTAGAATTCGTGGAAGAACCAGTGGCACGTATTGAAACCCATGAAGGTCTTGCGGCAGCCCAAGTTGCAGGTTGGTCTTCTGA contains:
- a CDS encoding carboxymethylenebutenolidase (similar to uniprot|Q07505 Saccharomyces cerevisiae YDL086W), which produces MLITETFEDVKTSYGTDLRVYIFTPKVHGYPHAKFPGVVLYSEIYQVTGPVRRFAQKIASKGYVVAAPDIYHNFVSPGPLAYDAKGTDDGNEYKIKKPLESYDEDNRLCVDLLYRLPQFGGRIGATGMCLGGHLAFRALLDKRVTCATCFFPTDVHSKTLGLGKNDDTLQRVSQEANADQELVLIFGTWDTHVPPEGRDLIRDQLRKSGVAFSFLEVHAAQHAFIRDESSKGRYDAEITDSCLGFLFEQFNRKLNLTLGEFVPERGELKHVC